The stretch of DNA TGTTCGTGGCCGGCCCCTCCGACTGCAAGTCGTAGTACGCAAACGCGGGCCGGTACAGCTTCTCTGTGGTGGGACGTGGGGCTTTGGTATAGACTATTGTCGCAGACGGCATtgtcgagatggagcgcgATCCGGACAACGGCTTAGAAAGGGATGGTGTCCGTCGACTGGGGCGAGAGGGACTGGGAGAGGGACTGGGAGAGGGACTGGGAGAGGGACTGGGAGAGACAAGCCGTGAGGGGGAGGTTGTCGATGGAGCGGTGAGGGAAGGCTGGGGTGGAAGCTTCCTCCGATCGCCGCTGCGTGAGGATACCGATGGGCGATGAGCGCTTTGCGTGGTAGGTTGACATAAACCACCCGTGTGCCCTACTGGGATAGTTGTGGACGGCGGGTTGACAACAGGATGATGGTGAAATACAAAACCTTGTTGTATTGTAAAGTGGCGTGATGAGATTGTGACGGTGGCGGTTGTGTTCAGTATTTGTTGTATCAAAATGCGTTGGGCGCTTGAGTGCACAGACTAGATACGGCGCCCTACTCGATCGCCAaccgtcaccgccacctTCTGTTTCTCTCTCCATACATCACCCCTAGGATCAGTTATCGTACGAGTTGGCCCTCCCCATTCGTGTTGACGGGcagggtggtggtggtgctATGGAGCGTTGACGCACCTTTGGATCAACAttccttcttctccatccTTCTCCCCAACGAAATAGCGAGGTCTGTCCGTGTCTGATGCCGACTCGGTCAGATCGTCGGCGATACCTCGGCGTGGAACAGCAACCCATTCTGTCGAGATACAGGATTGCGAAGAATCATGGTGGAATGAGGGGGTGCTGCCAGGGGTGTGGCTCGCGTCGCGTGCGGACCGACTGCATGCTTCTAGTGCCTGGAGCACGCGGGATGCATGGTGATGCATGGGCCGAGCGAGGAATCCCGGGGTGATGTGCACGGTCCTGATATTAGCGCTGACATCGAAAGTGCTTACATGGTGAGCAAGGACCACGAGATCCGCAAAGCGACAGGCGGGCGTGATCCGAacagcgtcgagctcatGACCAAGCTGGTCACGGCAGACAAACACAACACTGTGTCTGGCTGATCACTGATAGCCCATCTCTTGCACCCAGCGCGCGTCACGGACAGAGGCGCGGTACGCTGCAAGGGATAGGAAACGCACGGCGTCAACCGCGACATGCGCGTCAGCCTGGCTCCAGTCCGGGAACGCCGCGTCAATCTTGGCAttgcgctcggcgctgtCGACAAGGCGGTGGAGTTCACCACGAGCCCGCCGCTCGCCTGCCTTAACCTCCAGGCGGCCGGGGTACGCATGCTCCACGTCCACGAACGTGACCTCGAGGtgggggaggtggtggaCGATTACCTCGCCCATGTCGGTCAGGAGGCCAAGAGGTTCGACTTGGTCGTCATCGACTggctcgccaacgccagcACGGGCACACacgacgatgagctcgagcgtGCCGAGCGGAATGCCGAGCATAGCGCTAACCCCGAGGCGCCAgcacgagcgcggcgtgcACTCGACCACGATGACCAGGCGAGTGGGGAAGGACGAGTCGTCCCCCACCTCTGGGAGAGGGAGGTTGGGATGGCTCCCGCAGTCCACGGCTGTGCGGACGACGGCGGTTGGCGCGGAGGCGTACACGAACGGTGCAATGtccgccgcgtcctcctctcccgccgccgtgaATATGAtcacctcgaggttggggagAAGGGAGGTGAACTCACCCACTCCATCGGGCACGACTGTGCCCACCatctcgaggacgcgaaCGGCACTCAACGCCTTCTCCCAACCACCCAACCGCTCGCCGGTTACCATGCGCTCGGCAGCCCGACGTGCTGCGCGGTCGACCCACAAGCCGAGATGGGCAACGTAACGGCCCATATCGTCGTGCCAAGTCCGGAGGAGGGGTGCACGGCCGAAGGGCGTGGAAACGGCGTACTCCCAGAACTCGGGGTCGGACCAGGGGTTCGTGGCGGACGTCACGCGGATGTGGTGCAGAAAGCACGCGTCGGCGTGTGTGCTGAAGTCCTTCGAAGCAGTGCGGAGGCAAAGGAGGGCGGCACGGTCAGCGTGCGTGAacacgaggtcgatgaggtgggggaagcgttcggcgtcgagcaTTGCGGGTAACACAAGCGATGTGTGAAGTCGGGCTGGGAGTGGGACAGGCTGCCGAGATGGCTGTGCGTCGTCTTCGGGCGGACGATCAAGCGGTGCTGCGCAAGGACGGGGTGTCACCCAAGTCAAGGCGGGCTATCTGCAAGGCAAGAAGCGCATCGAGAAGCTGTGGAGAAGTGTAAAGCGCAGAAGCTAATGCAAGAGGCTCGAAAGCGCGTCATGACCTCATCTCCAAGTCCCCGGTTGAACCTCGGAGAAGCCCACGTGCTGTTGGTATCATTTGGTTCCGTTTCGATCAGAGCGCCGCAATGACATCTCTCAAGAATCGCGTCGACACTCTCACTTTCCACAAGCTTGACTAGACCAAAGATGGCCTCAACGTCAAAGGCTCAGATGGAGCTCAACCCCCGCGGTATCCCTCGTGCTCCCTTCGTCGTATGTACCCCTTCATTCTGCCGGTCTGATAACAGGACAATGTCGAGGAGTACGTGGgcggcaaggacgccgagatcgacggTGTGATCAAGAAGTTCCAGGAGACCTCTGCGTGCGTTTCCTCCAGTCCAAGCTGACAGAAGAAAGTACCGGTACATGGAGCTGAATCTGCAGCAGCGGCGTAAGGCTCTGCTGGTCAAGATTCCCGATATGGAGCAGACGCTTTCGGtcgtcaccttcctcgatgggcggcggcgaaaggctctcggcgaggttgaggaggacaaggacgagatggacgacgacgacgacgacattgacgcACTActtgatggcgaggaggatgaggaggacaaggacaagcccCTGACGACGCTGTTTGAACTTAACGACACGTTGTATGCCGAGGCGCAGGTTCGGGAGACcggcgaggttgggctGTGGCTCGGGGTGAGTGGTGGTTGGACGGGGCTGATCTCAGGCAAACACCATGCTGATTTACCCCCTTgcggaggcggccgagctgctAAGCAGCAAGCTGGCGGGCGCGAAGAAGAACATGatcgaggttgtcgaggacctcgagtGGATCCGCGAGCAGGTGACCGTCATGGAGGTCAACTTTGCGCGTGTGCACAACGTGAGTGTTGGCGAGCGTaggggaaggggagcgTAGGGGATGGGGAGCGTAGGGGATGGAGAACGAGGAGTGATGGCGCGGGCAAGTCTGGAGAGGGTACACCATAGAGGCGAGCccgtcaaggagggcattgatcctcccctcccacacGCTGACACGCAGTGGGACGTCAAGCGCCGCCGTGACCGCAAGACGACTGAGTCGCACCTGAAGACGAagggcgacgacagcgacgacgagaagtAGAGCATAGACTGCATGCGATACCCATACCTCTACTTCACGTGGTCTTGGCAGCCTCGAGAAGCGCCTTGCGGACGTTGGAGCGAAGGGGCGCGAGCTGGTTCTTGATCTGGCCAGGAGTAAGGCCcgtctgatgtcagcggAGCTGCAGCGCTCACTGTGCGTGTACCACCCGCTCATTCAGAGCGTACCACTCGCTCATCTAGGCCACACCCTCAGTCAGAGCCCATCACCAGCTCACTCAGCgtgcaccaccaccccgcTCCTTCTCTGCTCACGCGCGACCTACCTTCTGAACAAGCGACGCCGCATtcgcctgcgccgcagCAATACCAAGAGTAACGATCTCCTccgcgaggatggcgcgGCCTTTAGCCAGAGCCGACGGAGCCTTGGTCGGCGTGGACTTGGGGCCGatcttgcgcttcttgcctGGAGTTGGGCTGGGCGTGGGGTtgtcctcgcgcttgaccatggtgatgaggatgcTGTTAGGACTAACCAAGATGAgcgggtggtggggtgAAGTAGGACTAACCAAGATGAgcgggtggtggggtggaTGAAGTAAGACTAACCAAGATGAGCGGGTGGCAGGGTGGGTCAAGTACTGGTCAAGATGGGTGTGGAGAGCAGAGTGtgaagggaggaggggatgagggagcGAGCGAGTGTGGTGTGAACTGATCCACCTGGGGTGCACACGGGGGCTGAGGCATACTCGACGCCCTTCGAGTCGCTCTGACCtcactctccctcttctCACTTGACACTCTTCACCTCCCCTCTCACCCAAACTCGATTCTCCCCACAACAATGCCACCCGTCAAACGCGAGCACTCCCCCTCTCCAACCCCCTACGACCGCATCAAGACTtccaagcccaagcccaaggctACGCCCAAAGCCGAGGCGAACAGCGCCGGTCGCAAACGTCTGATCGAGATGGTGATTGAGCGCGGTATTGCCGCGGTCATGGGTTCCAACATTGCCACAACCCAGGCTGAAGTATGTTGTGAATGACTCGGCTGACGGTAGACGGGCCTCACGGTGAAGCAGATCCAGAACCATCTGGGTAAGGGGCGCTCCCTCCGTGCTAggctggaggaggtggccAAGATTGTGTAGAGAGGAGTGGAGCGCAGAGAAACAGGGCTCAGCTTTGAATGCCAAAGTGTTGATTTTGGCTGGGCCCCGATCTGGGTGGTTTCGGCGAGTTGAGACGTGTCGTGATGAATGATGTTGCGATCGTTGCGAGACATTGTTGTGGTTCAAAGTGTTGAACACAACTTTTCCCATTCACATAACCACCAACCAGTCAAATCTGatctcttcatctcctcacACTCACCCATGACCTACTTATTGTATTGACAAAACATGTCCCATTCACCTGTACTCTTAATCCCCCAATCTCCCTACGACCATGAACCAACTGCCACCTACCCCAAtctctcttcctcgccctaCTCTTccgcctgctcctcctcctacCTCCTCTACTTCAACCCTCTCCCGGGGCTTGGACGTCTTCACGGACCCCTTCGCGGACCCTCTAACAATCGCTCTAACGACtctccgcgccgcgtcgcaACAAGCCCACATGATGGCCGACTTGCTCAACTCTTTCCTCCGTGGCTCCTCTTTCCCTGGGATCTATACTGGCATGTTGAAACGCCTCCGCGCAGCAGCGGTATCTCTCCGCGGCCTGATCACCCACCCGTCGCTGAGGTGCTTGGCGTACACTTCAGCCGGGACCCCGGGCCCTATCCTCCGTCTGGTGGGGGTCGTCATTGCCACTATTGATGCCGACGCGCTTCTCTGGGAGATGGAGCATGCACATGCCCGGGCCATGAGGCGGTATGTCCGGAAGTTGGAGGGGTGGATCGAGGAGGCAGTCGAGCGGCATGTCGTTCCTCACAACTAGACTAGTTTCCATAACCGAGTATATTACAGCACTACTGTACAATAGCGTCTAATGCCACCCATTCATCTGCGGCTCCTGGAATAAGAGTTGCAGCAGCATCGCCCCAATCCAACTCCCAATAGCCCGCACGTAaacgaggagcgcgtcaaTGTGTTCTGGGATATACTGGTCCTGGAGCTCCATGTCATTCTGTACCGTCATCCCCAGGAGGTTGACCAGCGCGCATGGATCGAAGTGTTGGCTCCGCGCATCGTCTATGAGACCACGCAGGGTGGGGTGGATTAGGATCCCGCGGAGGCGCACAATAGGGTGTCCAAGGCGACGAAGGAGGTCGGAGAAACGGTCCCTTTCGTAGTGGTAGAGTGGCATACTGTAGGGCGTTAGGGGGATATGGCGGGTTTGGAAGCGTTCGAGGTCGTAAGAGAGGCGGTTGACCTCGCTGTCGGCGCtggagaggagggtgtAGGCCaaggatggggatgggatTGGGGGggacgagtacgagtaGCCGTTCGAGGTCATGGCACTTAATAGAGAGATGAGTGGCCAAGTAAGAGTCAGTCGCCTATATATCATCACCTGGCGCAAGCGTCGACTGAGCTCCTTTCATTGTATCTTCTGACTCTACTCGCCTTTTCCATCGCCATCCgcatcatcatcaccatTCCCCTCGCCCGGGTACTCCTCGGGATGGCCTGTCGTCAGCACACCCAGGCGCAACTCACAGTACATGCACTTGCGCACGCATGCGCTGGGGTCAGAAGCCTCGAGGAAACATACGACATGCAGCTGTCAGCGCACCCACGTTGTACATGTACCCTACGTTGCTTGCAGATTGGTGTGGTTGGgggcgaagaagaggaaCAGCCAACAGTCGCTTTATCTTCTGCGAGGCGACTTGCGCACGCCTCAACCAGTTTGGCGCTGCGCACGCCTCAACCAGTTTCGCGCTTCGCGCTTCGCCCCAGCACGTGTTGTTCTGTGTGCAGAACAAGGGCGCAAGGATGGTTGCAGGAGAGAAGGGTGTGAGTGGCGTCATGGACGCTTCGTACCAGTCACCATGGGCCCACAGACCTACACTATGTTCGAGTCATCCTCCAACCTGGTACATGTATATCCTTGGTGATGCCGTGCACCAAGGGGTGGTACGGCAGGCGTTCGCAACTGTCAGATGCCCCGAGCGGAGGCGATCAGTGACCACAAGAGGGCAACGACAGGGGCGCCTCACTCTGTGCACCGACACCTTCTGTCGGTCACCAACCTCCGTGCTTGTTGGCCAAGCCGACGCCACCCCCATCATGGGGCGCGGCTTCCCCAACATTCTGACTTGGCTAGCCCATCGGCCTTCACCGATACACCCTCGTTCGGACACACACACTGGCCCGGTCATCGCCCGCTCCGCTCCAACGCACCAACAGCATGTTTTGAATGGTGTGCATGTGATGCCGTTACATCGCCCACACTTTGGCGCAGCCGTCGCGCCCGCCCGACACCAGGTATTTGTCCATGAAGCGGAGGCGCTCGGCAGGCTTCGTGTGCCCGTTGACCACGAGACGCGAGTGCTCAGCGGTGGTGCGATTGTAaacctcgacgccgttcTCGCCGACCGCTGCAACCACCTTGCGGCTGTCGAACTGCACAGCCGTAACTGGGAACTCGTACTTGTGCAGTTCGGACACTGCGCCCATCCTCATGTCCCATATCTGCGGTCAGCAAAGGTATTCCGTGCGCGCCAACTGGGGTCCAGCCCGTAAGAGAGGCAAGGGTGACAAGTCGCGCGAAGAGGCGATAACGGGGACAGTGTCGCCCGTC from Cutaneotrichosporon cavernicola HIS019 DNA, chromosome: 7b encodes:
- a CDS encoding uncharacterized protein (Binds specifically to cytosolic chaperonin (c-CPN) and transfers target proteins to it. Binds to nascent polypeptide chain and promotes folding in an environment in which there are many competing pathways for nonnative proteins), translated to MASTSKAQMELNPRGIPRAPFVDNVEEYVGGKDAEIDGVIKKFQETSAKYRYMELNLQQRRKALLVKIPDMEQTLSVVTFLDGRRRKALGEVEEDKDEMDDDDDDIDALLDGEEDEEDKDKPLTTLFELNDTLYAEAQVRETGEVGLWLGANTMLIYPLAEAAELLSSKLAGAKKNMIEVVEDLEWIREQVTVMEVNFARVHNWDVKRRRDRKTTESHLKTKGDDSDDEK